The following proteins are co-located in the Blattabacterium sp. (Blatta orientalis) str. Tarazona genome:
- a CDS encoding CvpA family protein, protein MVGTDIIILIIVLYGAYKGYRKGLLSQLFVFMICFFFLYKGIKIFHFFSEGLLKKYSKEEPFLTGFSLIISFFFIIFIAFLTKKIIEMILKITWLKPFDKGFGGLLGLIKYFFYLSIWLFFLKEANKKINLIPYNFFSNSFEKEFQYIFYISRKEFLFF, encoded by the coding sequence ATGGTTGGCACAGATATCATTATTCTAATTATCGTTTTATATGGTGCATATAAAGGGTATAGAAAAGGATTACTCTCCCAGTTATTTGTATTTATGATATGTTTTTTTTTCCTATACAAAGGAATCAAGATTTTTCACTTTTTTTCAGAAGGATTGCTAAAAAAATACAGTAAGGAAGAACCCTTTCTTACAGGTTTTTCTCTAATCATTTCATTTTTTTTTATAATATTTATAGCTTTTTTAACTAAAAAAATCATAGAAATGATTTTGAAAATCACATGGCTAAAACCCTTTGATAAAGGATTTGGTGGTCTTTTAGGCCTGATAAAATATTTTTTTTATCTATCAATATGGCTTTTTTTTCTTAAAGAAGCAAATAAAAAAATAAATTTAATTCCTTATAATTTTTTTTCAAATTCCTTTGAAAAAGAGTTTCAATACATTTTTTATATATCTAGGAAAGAATTTTTGTTTTTTTAA
- the pheS gene encoding phenylalanine--tRNA ligase subunit alpha encodes MDQKVDQIKKEINCFQAKNSEALEAFRIKFLGKKKGILTVLFKKLKKLPIQERKIFGKIINDLKKEVQKKIQIDHSKNFIKDDDKNFDPTIPGKSIEVGSIHPISIIINRIIDVFRKIGFSYVEGPEIEDDWHNFTALNIPIDHPSRDMQDTFFLCKNPDIVLRTHTSSVQIRYMKKNSPPSRVLSVGKVYRNETISSRSYFMFHQAEGFYIDKKVSFSDLKQTIHYLINSLFGEVKIRFRPSYFPFTEPSAEVDIYNNHTGWLEIMGCGMIDPQVLKNVNIDSEIYSGFAFGIGIERLALLIYQIDDIRVYFDNDIRFLRQFQSDF; translated from the coding sequence ATGGATCAAAAAGTGGATCAAATAAAAAAGGAGATAAACTGTTTTCAGGCTAAAAATTCTGAAGCTCTAGAAGCCTTCAGAATTAAATTTTTGGGTAAAAAAAAGGGAATTTTGACGGTTTTATTTAAAAAATTAAAAAAACTTCCTATTCAAGAAAGAAAAATTTTTGGTAAAATCATCAATGATTTAAAAAAGGAGGTTCAAAAAAAAATACAAATAGATCATTCTAAAAACTTCATCAAAGATGATGATAAAAATTTTGATCCTACAATTCCAGGAAAATCTATAGAAGTAGGATCTATACACCCCATATCTATTATAATAAATAGGATTATAGACGTCTTTAGAAAAATTGGATTTTCTTATGTAGAAGGACCTGAAATTGAAGATGATTGGCATAACTTTACGGCTTTAAATATCCCTATAGATCACCCATCTAGGGATATGCAGGATACCTTTTTTTTATGCAAAAATCCAGATATTGTATTGCGCACACATACTTCCTCTGTACAAATACGATATATGAAAAAAAACAGTCCGCCTTCTCGTGTTTTATCTGTCGGAAAAGTATATAGAAATGAAACGATTTCCTCTCGTTCCTATTTTATGTTCCACCAAGCAGAAGGTTTTTATATCGATAAAAAAGTATCCTTTTCAGACCTAAAACAAACTATTCATTATTTGATCAACTCTCTTTTTGGAGAAGTAAAAATTAGATTCCGTCCTTCGTATTTTCCATTTACAGAACCTAGTGCAGAAGTGGATATATATAATAATCATACAGGGTGGTTAGAGATTATGGGATGTGGGATGATAGATCCACAAGTATTGAAAAACGTAAATATTGATTCAGAAATTTATTCTGGATTTGCTTTTGGGATAGGGATAGAACGTCTTGCATTATTGATTTATCAAATTGATGACATTAGAGTCTATTTTGATAATGATATTCGTTTTTTAAGACAATTTCAGAGTGATTTTTAA
- the rlmB gene encoding 23S rRNA (guanosine(2251)-2'-O)-methyltransferase RlmB codes for MSKLEIIYGIHPLIEAIQSKRSISKLFFQIGWKKKCNPYYKKLISLSKRENIPIHIVPKNKFHQLNNKNHQGVFALLSPIETYSIEDLLPIFYEKGKNPLLLILDRITDVRNFGSIIRTAACAGVDAIIIPTKYTALIGSDSIKTSSGALFKVPICQEKNIKKTIEYLIKYGLKVVSATEKSNIYWYKIDFSGPTAIILGNESNGICPKYLEITSEKAKIPAIHGISSLNVSVACGILLYEVFRQREFK; via the coding sequence ATGAGTAAATTAGAAATTATTTATGGAATACATCCCTTAATAGAAGCTATTCAATCCAAAAGGAGTATTAGTAAGTTATTTTTTCAAATAGGATGGAAAAAAAAATGTAATCCTTATTACAAAAAGTTAATCTCTCTCTCCAAGAGAGAAAATATCCCCATTCATATCGTTCCTAAAAATAAATTTCATCAGTTGAACAATAAAAATCATCAAGGAGTTTTTGCTCTTCTCTCTCCAATAGAAACTTATTCCATAGAAGATTTACTTCCTATATTTTATGAAAAAGGAAAAAACCCACTTTTGCTCATTTTAGATCGTATTACGGATGTAAGAAATTTTGGATCTATCATTCGTACTGCTGCATGTGCTGGTGTAGATGCTATCATTATTCCAACAAAATATACAGCCCTGATTGGCTCTGATTCTATCAAAACTTCTTCAGGAGCTTTATTTAAAGTACCAATATGTCAAGAAAAAAATATTAAAAAAACTATAGAGTATTTGATAAAGTACGGGTTAAAGGTTGTTTCCGCTACGGAAAAATCCAATATCTATTGGTATAAAATAGATTTTTCAGGTCCTACGGCTATCATTCTTGGAAATGAATCCAATGGGATTTGTCCTAAATATTTAGAAATAACCTCCGAAAAGGCAAAAATTCCAGCTATACACGGGATATCCTCTTTAAATGTTTCTGTAGCTTGTGGGATCCTTTTATATGAAGTATTCAGACAAAGAGAATTCAAATAA
- a CDS encoding YtxH domain-containing protein, with product MAGLILGILLAPRKEDKIRNILGKKTEELKDNLQEISKKIGKKVHRIKSNFEAKWKKNKKDKMDKVEEELGT from the coding sequence ATGGCAGGTTTAATACTGGGAATTTTGTTAGCTCCAAGAAAAGAGGATAAAATTAGAAATATACTAGGAAAAAAGACAGAAGAGCTGAAAGATAATTTACAAGAAATAAGTAAAAAAATAGGAAAAAAAGTACATAGAATTAAATCTAACTTTGAGGCAAAATGGAAAAAAAATAAAAAAGATAAAATGGACAAAGTCGAAGAGGAATTGGGGACTTAA
- the murB gene encoding UDP-N-acetylmuramate dehydrogenase — protein MLDIKKNFSLKNFNTFGINVYAHYFVNVKSIEDIQKIFFKHPSIPKLFLGNGSNILFLKNYYQGMVIKIGIKGKKVIKENENQAVVQAFAGENWKEFVGWTIKKGFSGLENLSFIPGSVGAAPIQNIGAYGAEVKDTLLEVQVYETNNGKMRIFTREECQLEYRHSFFKHPRFKNKFLVLSVSFLLRKKYHKLNTYSIEIQEELKKMNIKKPTMYDLSKAILYIRNRKLPNPKKIGNAGSFFMNPIIGILDFKKLKSKYPTITGYSISTNQVKLSASSLIETIGWKGKKQGDVGVYEKQPIVLVNYGRASGMDIYSFSEKITQDIKNKLGLVLSREVHLIR, from the coding sequence ATGTTAGATATTAAAAAAAATTTTTCTCTCAAAAATTTTAATACATTTGGAATAAATGTTTATGCACATTATTTTGTAAATGTGAAAAGTATAGAAGATATACAAAAAATTTTCTTTAAACATCCATCCATTCCAAAACTTTTTTTGGGAAATGGGAGTAATATTCTTTTTTTAAAGAATTATTATCAAGGAATGGTAATTAAAATTGGGATCAAAGGGAAGAAAGTGATTAAGGAAAACGAGAATCAAGCAGTTGTTCAAGCTTTTGCCGGAGAAAATTGGAAGGAATTTGTAGGTTGGACTATAAAAAAAGGTTTCAGTGGATTAGAGAATTTATCGTTTATTCCTGGTTCGGTTGGGGCAGCTCCAATTCAAAACATTGGAGCCTATGGAGCAGAAGTAAAGGATACTTTGTTGGAAGTTCAAGTATATGAAACGAATAATGGAAAAATGCGAATCTTCACACGAGAAGAATGTCAACTAGAATATCGTCATTCTTTTTTCAAACATCCACGTTTCAAAAATAAATTTTTGGTTTTATCTGTTTCCTTTCTATTAAGAAAAAAGTATCACAAGTTGAACACTTATTCCATTGAGATTCAAGAAGAATTAAAAAAAATGAATATTAAAAAACCAACTATGTACGATTTAAGTAAAGCTATTCTTTACATTAGAAATAGAAAACTTCCAAACCCAAAAAAAATAGGAAATGCTGGTAGCTTTTTTATGAATCCAATAATAGGGATATTGGATTTTAAAAAATTAAAATCTAAATATCCAACTATTACAGGATATTCTATTTCTACTAATCAAGTGAAACTATCTGCTAGTTCCTTGATTGAAACTATAGGATGGAAAGGAAAAAAACAGGGGGATGTAGGTGTATATGAAAAACAACCTATAGTTTTGGTAAATTATGGAAGAGCTAGTGGAATGGATATATATTCTTTTTCAGAAAAAATAACTCAAGACATAAAAAATAAGTTGGGCCTTGTTTTATCAAGAGAAGTTCATCTCATACGATAG
- a CDS encoding purine-nucleoside phosphorylase translates to MNLEEKSTEYIQKKIKEKPEFGIILLGNQFHQLVHEIKNPICIPYEDIPNFTKVYGKFISGDIEGKKVLFLIEPFSSYYEEEYTPLPLVMCKNMGIDKLILINISGGVNPNYKTGDVMLVKDHINLFPESPNMKKFMKNNFFGITEPYDQKMIEMAENIAMNHNIIIQKGVYVAYPYPHYKTHSEYAMIRSMGGDSVGMSNIVSSVITARCMDLRVFAISIMMGMGLSEQKGSYESIHLMKSFFQETEKSIPLLILIVKEFIKLCF, encoded by the coding sequence ATGAATTTAGAAGAAAAATCCACAGAATATATACAAAAAAAAATCAAAGAAAAACCTGAATTTGGAATAATATTATTAGGAAATCAGTTTCATCAATTGGTCCATGAAATAAAAAATCCTATATGCATTCCTTACGAGGACATCCCAAATTTTACAAAAGTATATGGAAAATTTATATCCGGAGATATAGAAGGGAAAAAGGTTCTATTTTTAATAGAACCTTTTTCCTCTTATTATGAGGAGGAATATACTCCTCTTCCTCTAGTCATGTGTAAAAATATGGGGATAGATAAGTTGATATTAATTAATATTTCTGGAGGAGTGAATCCAAACTACAAAACAGGAGATGTAATGTTGGTAAAAGATCATATTAATCTTTTCCCAGAAAGTCCTAATATGAAAAAATTTATGAAGAATAATTTTTTTGGAATAACAGAACCCTATGATCAAAAAATGATTGAAATGGCAGAGAATATAGCCATGAATCACAATATTATCATACAAAAAGGGGTCTATGTCGCTTATCCTTATCCCCATTATAAAACCCATTCAGAATATGCAATGATACGATCCATGGGTGGGGATAGTGTTGGAATGAGTAATATTGTTTCATCCGTGATTACAGCTAGATGTATGGATTTACGAGTTTTTGCTATATCCATTATGATGGGGATGGGGTTATCTGAACAAAAAGGATCTTATGAATCCATCCATTTGATGAAATCATTTTTTCAAGAAACAGAAAAATCAATCCCTCTTTTAATATTGATTGTCAAAGAATTTATCAAACTTTGTTTTTAA
- a CDS encoding Mrp/NBP35 family ATP-binding protein encodes MESGIVKKIDVFHEEIRIYISLSNPTMHMKKKLGRNIQQAIKYQNVDKKIRIEMKLDTSRKKKTEIKNIIAIASGKGGVGKSTIATNISVSLVKMGFHVGLLDADIYGPSIPLMFNLEENKISSCIVQKNGTSIMNPITSYGVKILSLGFFSKSGQAIVWRGPMATKALRQFIHETDWGGLDFLIVDLPPGTGDIHLSLVQEIPLKGIVIVSTPQKISLSDVHRSVGMFRLKSIHVPILGIIENMSFFIPKDSKEKYYLFGKNGVKNFSKKMNIFFLGEIPLLQDIRVSSDLGIPVVLQNDSIRKTFVKITKNMIDNLPIVPLS; translated from the coding sequence ATGGAATCTGGAATCGTCAAAAAAATAGATGTATTTCATGAGGAAATCCGAATATATATAAGCTTATCCAATCCGACTATGCATATGAAAAAAAAATTGGGACGAAATATCCAACAGGCTATAAAATATCAAAATGTAGATAAAAAAATACGAATAGAAATGAAATTAGATACTTCTAGAAAAAAAAAGACTGAAATAAAAAATATCATAGCCATAGCTTCAGGAAAAGGAGGAGTTGGAAAATCCACAATAGCAACTAATATCTCGGTTTCTTTAGTAAAAATGGGGTTTCATGTAGGTTTATTAGATGCAGATATTTATGGTCCTTCTATTCCATTAATGTTCAATTTAGAAGAAAATAAAATATCTTCCTGTATTGTCCAGAAGAATGGAACTTCTATCATGAATCCTATCACTAGTTATGGAGTAAAGATTCTATCTTTAGGTTTCTTTTCAAAATCTGGACAGGCTATTGTTTGGAGGGGCCCCATGGCTACTAAAGCCTTAAGACAATTTATTCATGAAACCGATTGGGGTGGATTAGATTTTCTAATTGTAGATTTACCACCAGGTACAGGGGACATCCATTTATCACTTGTGCAGGAAATTCCATTAAAAGGAATTGTTATTGTTAGTACTCCTCAGAAAATTTCTTTATCGGATGTGCATAGATCTGTAGGAATGTTTCGTCTTAAATCTATTCATGTCCCCATACTTGGAATCATAGAAAATATGTCTTTTTTTATTCCAAAAGATTCCAAAGAAAAATACTATTTATTTGGAAAAAATGGAGTGAAAAATTTTTCCAAAAAAATGAATATTTTTTTTCTTGGAGAGATTCCACTGTTACAAGACATACGAGTATCTTCAGATTTAGGGATTCCTGTTGTTTTACAAAACGATTCTATAAGAAAAACTTTTGTAAAAATTACGAAAAATATGATAGATAATTTGCCAATAGTTCCCCTTTCCTAG
- a CDS encoding 4'-phosphopantetheinyl transferase superfamily protein, which produces MLKIPHFHTKVIVFKWGHLKTRFLEKLLILSEKDKKHLLYLSEKRKKEFLGVRYALRYIGINKNVFYNEKRKPFLFPQEKYISFSHSFEKIAIAISSYHIGIDIEKLRKKIVRVKKKFIREDESIFIHQNYEIDYLHIIWGIKESLYKLEGGIFPSFLDRYKVSPFCIKKDFCISCWIMKDSYSKRFSAFYRKIDDHYLVYIIDRDDDEGMD; this is translated from the coding sequence ATGTTAAAAATTCCTCATTTTCATACGAAAGTTATCGTTTTCAAATGGGGTCATTTAAAAACTCGATTTTTGGAAAAATTATTAATTCTTTCGGAAAAAGATAAAAAACACCTTCTTTACTTATCAGAAAAACGAAAAAAAGAATTTTTAGGAGTACGCTACGCTCTAAGATATATAGGAATAAATAAGAATGTTTTTTACAATGAAAAAAGAAAACCTTTTCTTTTTCCTCAAGAAAAGTATATTTCATTCAGTCATTCTTTTGAAAAAATAGCTATAGCCATCAGCTCCTATCATATAGGTATAGACATAGAGAAGTTACGAAAAAAAATAGTTAGAGTAAAGAAAAAATTTATTAGAGAGGATGAATCTATTTTTATCCATCAAAACTACGAAATAGATTATCTACATATCATATGGGGAATTAAAGAAAGTTTATACAAATTAGAGGGAGGAATTTTCCCCAGTTTTTTAGATCGCTATAAAGTTTCCCCTTTTTGCATAAAAAAGGATTTTTGCATATCCTGTTGGATTATGAAAGATTCCTATAGTAAGAGGTTTTCTGCTTTTTACAGAAAAATAGATGACCACTACCTGGTTTATATTATAGATAGGGATGATGATGAAGGAATGGATTAG
- the pnuC gene encoding nicotinamide riboside transporter PnuC, with amino-acid sequence MKEWIRILLSPYPHSSWIHILLEFTAVIFSISSVVFAQKNNIWLYPIGIVSTIIYSYLTFVTSLYGDFIINIYYTGMSGYGWYVWLFKKDQKNKKLSITFSDKKDYFYTLLWFVSTCLFSITVYFFNGKLQTPFDWMDVLTTGIFFSGMYQMAMKKVENWIFWMVGNLISVPIYFLKGLILTGFLFIFLALLAIEGYMIWNQKALNNKKTYF; translated from the coding sequence ATGAAGGAATGGATTAGGATCCTTTTGTCACCTTATCCTCATAGTAGTTGGATTCATATTCTTTTGGAATTTACGGCTGTAATATTTAGTATATCCAGTGTTGTCTTTGCACAAAAAAACAACATATGGTTATATCCAATAGGAATAGTGAGTACTATTATATACAGTTATTTGACTTTCGTGACTTCTCTTTATGGAGATTTTATTATTAACATATATTATACAGGAATGAGTGGCTATGGATGGTATGTTTGGCTATTTAAAAAGGACCAAAAAAATAAAAAATTATCTATAACTTTTTCCGATAAAAAAGATTATTTCTATACGCTTTTATGGTTTGTATCCACTTGTCTTTTCAGTATAACGGTTTATTTTTTCAATGGAAAACTTCAAACCCCTTTTGATTGGATGGATGTATTGACCACGGGGATTTTTTTTTCTGGAATGTATCAGATGGCTATGAAAAAAGTAGAAAATTGGATATTTTGGATGGTTGGAAACCTTATTTCCGTACCTATTTATTTTTTGAAAGGTCTCATATTAACAGGTTTTTTATTTATTTTTTTGGCCTTATTGGCTATAGAAGGTTATATGATTTGGAATCAAAAAGCACTTAATAACAAAAAAACCTATTTTTAA